The Mycobacterium sp. EPa45 genomic interval GATCGAGTCCCTGCAGGCGACCTACAACGACTTCCGCCGGACCACCACGCTGGGCCGGGCCGTGACCCCGGTGTGGAGCGCGGTCGCGCTGCACCGGCCTGCGGAATTCAACAAGAGCCACATCCCGGCCTTCCTGGCGGGCGAGGAGCCGGGCAATTACGTCTGCGTCTATCCGTTCGTCCGGTCGTTGGACTGGTATCTGCTGCCCGACGAGGATCGCCGCAAGATGCTGGCCGACCACGGTATGGCCGCCCGCAGCTACAAGGACGTGCGCGCCAACACCGTACCTGCCTTCGCGCTCGGCGATTACGAATGGATTCTGGCGTTCGAAGCCCCGGAGCTGTACCGCATTGTCGACCTGATGCGTGACCTGCGGGCCACCGAAGCCCGTCGGCATGTGCGCGAGGAGACTCCGTTCTTCACCGGTCCGCGAATCGGCGTCGAAGAACTGGTCGCCAAGCTCCCGTAGCAAACGGGCCTGTGAAGCCCCTTGTGGGCGCCCCTCGTTCGCTACGATTGCGGCACCGTGAGTTCTCGCACGGCCGACACGATGGGGGCCCGCGTGACAGGGCTGAGAGCGAAGCAGGCCATAGCGTTGGTCGTCGCCCTTGTCGCGGGCGTCGTGATCATCGGGACCGTGCTGGTTCTCGGCGGCTGGTCTGACACGTCCGCACTGTCGCAGTTCACGAACACCGACAACCTCATGATGGCGCTGGCGGCACTGGCCACCGGTGCCGCAGCCAGTACGGCGCGAACGGGCCGTGGCCGGGTGCGGGGCGCCTGGATCGCCGTCGCGATCGGGCTCGGTTGCTTCACGTTCGGCGCCGCTCTCTGGCGCTACTACCAGGTCGCCGGCTATGAGCACCCGTACCCGTCGGCGGCCGATGCGGCGTATCTGGTCTTGCCGATTGCCACCGCCGTCGCCCTGCTGTTGCTGTCGTCCGGGCTCACTCGCACGTCTCGGACGCGGCTGATCCTCGACGGGCTGATCGTGGCCGGGTCGTTCACCATCGTCGGCTGGGCCGCAGTGCTCGACGAGCTGTGGAGCTCGGCGCCGGTGAACCGGCTGCAGGTGGCGGTTTCGATCAGCTACCCGGTGTTGGATGCCGCCGTCCTGACCATCGGCGTCCTCGTGGTGGCCCGTGCCCAACGGGGTCAGCGCCGAACGCCGGTGCTGCTGACGCTTGCCATGTTGGGTATCGCGATAGCCGACGGTGTGTTCGTCTATCTGACCGCGACGCACCGCCAAACGGGCACGCAGGTGCTGGATGTCGGATGGCTGGTGGGGCTGTCGCTGTTCATCGCCGCGGCCATCACCGGACGCGGCTTCGCGCACCGGGGAGCCGTTGCAGCGCAGACTGTTTCGTGGACATCGGTGTGGTTGCCGTTCGTCCCCGTGCTGCTGGCCAGCGCGGCGATATTCACCGAGACGCCGGAACAGATCAAGGACGGGCCCATCCCGGTGATCGGGATCGTGCTGCTGCTGGCGTTCAGTGGCCGCCAGTTGCTGGTGATGAGCGAGAACCGCAGTCTGCTCGCCACAGTCGCCGAGCAGGCCCTGCGCGATCCGCTGACCGGGGTCGGCAACCGCATCGTGTTCCGCGATCGACTGA includes:
- the hemQ gene encoding hydrogen peroxide-dependent heme synthase, whose translation is MAKLDFDELNATIRYVMFSTFAAEPGELGFDEETRAAVVDETATFLKQQEDNGVVVRGIYDVAGLRADADFMFWTHAERIESLQATYNDFRRTTTLGRAVTPVWSAVALHRPAEFNKSHIPAFLAGEEPGNYVCVYPFVRSLDWYLLPDEDRRKMLADHGMAARSYKDVRANTVPAFALGDYEWILAFEAPELYRIVDLMRDLRATEARRHVREETPFFTGPRIGVEELVAKLP